From Leptotrichia wadei, one genomic window encodes:
- a CDS encoding CopY/TcrY family copper transport repressor, which yields MKESSGIEQKWHITDAEWEVMRVVWANDEVTSRFVAKVLCEKMRWKQATIKTLLNRLLEKGVLKKREVGNRYIYSTDFTEKEVANSYILGTFSKICKTKVGEMIGKVIENSELSFDDLELILKAVEEKRKTAVKEVLCDCVKGQCNCGHNGHRHV from the coding sequence ATGAAAGAGAGTAGCGGAATTGAGCAGAAGTGGCATATAACTGATGCAGAATGGGAAGTGATGCGTGTTGTTTGGGCAAATGATGAAGTGACGAGCAGGTTTGTGGCGAAGGTGCTTTGTGAGAAGATGAGATGGAAGCAGGCTACGATAAAGACTTTGTTGAATAGGCTGCTGGAAAAGGGGGTTTTGAAAAAGAGGGAAGTTGGGAATAGGTATATTTATTCGACGGATTTTACAGAAAAGGAAGTGGCTAATAGTTATATATTGGGGACTTTTAGTAAGATTTGTAAAACGAAGGTTGGGGAAATGATCGGGAAGGTTATTGAGAACAGTGAGCTTAGTTTTGATGACTTGGAACTGATTTTGAAGGCTGTGGAGGAAAAGAGGAAGACAGCTGTGAAGGAGGTTTTGTGTGACTGCGTGAAAGGGCAGTGTAATTGTGGGCATAATGGGCATAGGCATGTTTGA